A genomic segment from Geitlerinema sp. PCC 7407 encodes:
- a CDS encoding amino acid ABC transporter permease: MSPNHQASSGSGAIARWLRDVRFWRVAGQAIAVVAVVSLGATLWSNLIFNLQQLRIQLGFEFLRYQASFGIGETLIPYTPSDSYIWALLVGLLNSLRVMALGIVLTTVVGGVAGIARLSDNWLIRKLALVYVEIFRNTPLLLQLFFWYFAVFLSAPVAEERWRFWGGISVSKQGLTLPWLEPVAGTPIWLGLGAIALLLAVGVGYGRSRLGPAGHPRRWGLGVAIAGGLLIWAIAQGPPFAVSLTTFDAATGRSGGLYLSAELSALLLGLVFYTGSFIAEIVRAGVQAVPRGQWEAAQALGLSPALTMRRVILPQALRVMIPPMTSQYLNLAKNTSLAIAIGYPDVYFVASATFNQTGRAVEVMALIMVTYLSISLVIALVMNGLNRWVQIKER; the protein is encoded by the coding sequence ATGTCACCGAACCATCAGGCTTCTTCGGGGTCAGGGGCGATCGCCCGCTGGTTGCGCGACGTGCGGTTTTGGCGAGTGGCGGGACAGGCGATCGCCGTGGTTGCCGTGGTGTCCCTGGGAGCAACGCTCTGGAGCAACCTGATTTTCAATCTTCAGCAGCTCCGAATCCAGCTGGGGTTTGAGTTTTTGCGCTATCAGGCGTCCTTTGGCATTGGGGAAACCCTGATTCCCTATACGCCTTCGGATTCCTACATTTGGGCGCTGCTGGTGGGGCTGCTCAACTCCCTGCGCGTGATGGCCTTGGGCATCGTCCTGACGACGGTGGTGGGCGGGGTGGCGGGGATTGCACGCCTCTCCGACAACTGGTTGATCCGCAAGCTAGCGCTGGTATATGTGGAGATTTTTCGCAATACGCCGCTGCTGCTACAGCTATTTTTTTGGTACTTTGCGGTGTTTCTCAGCGCGCCGGTGGCGGAGGAGCGCTGGCGGTTTTGGGGCGGGATCTCGGTGAGCAAGCAGGGTCTGACGCTGCCCTGGCTGGAGCCGGTGGCGGGGACGCCGATCTGGCTGGGCCTGGGGGCGATCGCCCTTTTGCTGGCGGTGGGCGTGGGCTATGGGCGATCGCGCCTCGGGCCAGCGGGCCACCCCAGACGCTGGGGCCTGGGGGTGGCGATCGCCGGGGGGCTGCTGATCTGGGCGATCGCCCAAGGCCCGCCGTTTGCTGTTAGCTTGACGACTTTCGACGCGGCTACGGGCCGCAGCGGGGGGCTGTACCTATCTGCGGAGCTCTCGGCGCTGCTTTTGGGGCTGGTGTTCTATACGGGGTCTTTCATCGCGGAGATCGTGCGGGCGGGCGTCCAGGCAGTGCCGCGGGGCCAGTGGGAAGCCGCCCAGGCTCTGGGGCTGTCGCCCGCACTGACGATGCGGCGGGTGATCTTGCCCCAGGCGCTGCGGGTGATGATCCCGCCGATGACCAGCCAATACCTAAACTTGGCCAAAAACACGAGTCTGGCGATCGCCATCGGCTATCCAGACGTGTATTTCGTGGCTTCGGCCACCTTTAACCAGACGGGGCGGGCCGTAGAGGTGATGGCGCTGATCATGGTGACCTATCTATCGATCAGCTTGGTCATCGCTTTGGTCATGAACGGCCTCAACCGCTGGGTGCAGATCAAGGAGCGCTGA
- a CDS encoding amino acid ABC transporter permease has protein sequence MPMTPQDLPPPTVRLTPWAWARKNLFSNGYNVALTLLSGWLLGYGAYRLLGWAWGEAQWDVIGANLKLFAVGRYPAGQVWRLWLVLDLVLGLLGLTLGSVKIKLDKRALPPSAIALGSALIGLAAAPWDWLAKAGLGSAIALGVAGWRIGLSHWGDRLRPWLGGLWGLSFPVVLWLIGGGLGLREVNSNLWNGLLLTVFTAVVSIVVSFPLGVLLALGRQSDLPVVRWMCILYIEIVRGLPLVGILFIAQLMLLLVLPSGIRLDRVLRAIAGLTFFSAAYLAENVRGGLQSIPRGQVEAARALGLNSVWVTLLIVLPQALRAVIPAIVGQFIGLFKDTSLLVIVGLLELTGTARSILAQPDFLGRYAEVYLFIGLIYWLFCYALSLASRRLEQHLSTGHQP, from the coding sequence ATGCCAATGACGCCACAGGACTTGCCACCGCCAACCGTCCGTCTCACGCCCTGGGCCTGGGCCCGCAAAAACCTGTTTAGCAATGGTTACAACGTCGCCCTGACCCTGCTCAGCGGCTGGCTGCTGGGCTATGGGGCCTACCGGCTGCTGGGCTGGGCCTGGGGCGAAGCGCAGTGGGACGTGATCGGCGCCAACCTAAAGCTGTTTGCGGTGGGGCGCTATCCTGCGGGTCAGGTGTGGCGGCTGTGGCTGGTCTTGGATCTGGTGCTGGGGCTGCTGGGTCTGACCCTAGGCAGCGTCAAGATCAAACTGGACAAGCGAGCGCTCCCGCCAAGCGCGATCGCCCTCGGCAGTGCGCTGATCGGCCTAGCCGCCGCGCCTTGGGACTGGCTGGCCAAAGCAGGTCTGGGAAGCGCGATCGCCCTGGGAGTCGCGGGCTGGCGAATCGGCCTCAGCCACTGGGGCGATCGCCTGAGACCCTGGCTGGGGGGACTCTGGGGGCTGTCGTTCCCGGTGGTGCTGTGGCTGATCGGCGGCGGGCTGGGCCTGCGAGAGGTCAACAGCAACCTGTGGAATGGTCTGCTGCTGACCGTCTTTACCGCCGTCGTCAGCATCGTGGTGTCGTTTCCGCTGGGAGTGCTGCTGGCCTTGGGGCGCCAGAGCGATCTTCCCGTGGTCCGCTGGATGTGCATCCTTTATATCGAGATCGTGCGCGGGCTGCCCTTGGTTGGCATTTTGTTCATCGCCCAGCTGATGCTGCTGCTGGTGCTGCCGTCGGGGATTCGCCTCGATCGCGTGCTGCGGGCGATCGCCGGTCTCACCTTCTTTAGCGCCGCCTACCTGGCCGAAAATGTCCGCGGCGGTCTCCAGTCAATTCCGCGCGGCCAGGTCGAAGCGGCCCGCGCCCTAGGCCTCAACTCCGTCTGGGTGACCCTCTTGATCGTGCTGCCCCAGGCCCTGCGCGCCGTGATTCCTGCCATCGTCGGTCAGTTCATTGGCCTGTTCAAGGACACGTCTTTGCTGGTGATTGTGGGACTATTGGAACTGACCGGCACCGCCCGCTCGATTTTGGCCCAGCCCGATTTCCTGGGACGATATGCCGAGGTGTATCTCTTTATTGGCCTGATTTACTGGCTGTTTTGCTACGCCCTGTCCCTGGCGAGCCGCCGCCTTGAGCAGCACCTCTCGACCGGACATCAGCCCTGA
- a CDS encoding amino acid ABC transporter ATP-binding protein, whose amino-acid sequence MTSQPAEPIILAQDVHKWYNNRFHVLKGVSLQIQRGEVVVIMGPSGSGKSTFIRTFNGLEAYQRGRIVIDGIELSHDMGSLEAIRREVGMVFQQFNLFPHLSVLQNVTLAPRRVRRWPQAQAESVAMQLLERVGILEQAHKYPGQLSGGQQQRVAIARALAMQPKIMLFDEPTSALDPEMVREVLDVMRSLADSGMTMVVVTHEVGFAREVADRIVLMDQGLLVEEGTPTTFFQAPREERTRQFLSQIL is encoded by the coding sequence ATGACCTCTCAACCCGCTGAGCCGATCATCCTCGCCCAAGACGTCCACAAGTGGTACAACAACCGCTTTCACGTGCTCAAGGGCGTCAGCCTCCAGATCCAGCGAGGCGAAGTCGTGGTGATCATGGGGCCATCGGGCTCTGGCAAGTCAACCTTTATCCGCACCTTCAATGGTCTCGAAGCTTACCAGCGGGGCCGCATTGTCATCGACGGCATCGAGCTGTCCCACGACATGGGCAGCCTTGAGGCCATCCGGCGCGAGGTGGGGATGGTGTTTCAGCAATTCAACCTGTTTCCCCACCTGAGCGTGCTCCAGAATGTCACCCTGGCTCCGCGCCGGGTGCGGCGCTGGCCCCAGGCCCAGGCGGAGTCCGTCGCCATGCAGCTTTTGGAGCGGGTGGGCATCCTGGAGCAGGCCCACAAGTATCCGGGGCAGCTCTCCGGCGGCCAGCAGCAGCGAGTGGCGATCGCCCGCGCCCTGGCCATGCAGCCCAAGATCATGCTGTTTGACGAGCCGACCTCGGCCCTAGACCCGGAGATGGTACGAGAGGTCCTAGATGTCATGCGATCGCTGGCGGATTCGGGCATGACCATGGTGGTGGTCACCCACGAGGTCGGCTTTGCGCGGGAAGTGGCCGATCGCATCGTGCTGATGGACCAGGGCCTCTTGGTGGAAGAGGGGACGCCCACCACCTTTTTTCAGGCCCCCCGCGAGGAGCGCACGCGCCAGTTTCTCTCCCAGATTCTTTAA
- the ribD gene encoding bifunctional diaminohydroxyphosphoribosylaminopyrimidine deaminase/5-amino-6-(5-phosphoribosylamino)uracil reductase RibD → MSLDDWFLQVLWSSLPELTPADGAKLESDRALMRRCIALACRALGQTAPNPLVGSVIVKDGEIVGEGFHPQAGQPHAEVFALRAAGDRALGATLYVNLEPCSHHGRTPPCADAILAAGIAKVVVGSLDPNPQVAGQGIARLRAAGLEVVVGVEAAACQILNEAFFHRITHRRPFGILKYAMTLDGKIAATGGHSAWVTSPGARREVHHLRATCDAVIVGGNTVRRDNPHLTSHDVSDRHPLRVVMSRRLDLPTEANLWRSQVAPTVVFGEVGANEVVHQALAKQGVEVVLLETCTPEAVMADLYRRGLLSVLWECGGTLAAQAIAQGAVQKVWAFVAPKLIGGPAAPTPVGELGLTQMTDAIALDPVRVRSVGPDLLVEGYLPAAPR, encoded by the coding sequence ATGTCCCTAGACGATTGGTTTTTGCAGGTTCTCTGGTCCTCTTTGCCCGAGCTCACTCCAGCCGATGGGGCGAAGCTGGAGAGCGATCGCGCCTTGATGCGGCGCTGCATTGCCCTGGCCTGCCGCGCCCTCGGCCAAACGGCCCCCAATCCCCTCGTAGGATCGGTGATTGTCAAAGACGGGGAGATCGTGGGGGAAGGCTTCCACCCCCAGGCAGGGCAGCCCCATGCGGAGGTGTTTGCGCTGCGCGCGGCGGGCGATCGCGCCTTGGGCGCAACCCTCTACGTGAACCTAGAGCCCTGTAGCCACCACGGACGCACCCCGCCCTGCGCGGACGCCATCCTGGCGGCGGGCATCGCCAAAGTGGTCGTCGGCAGCCTAGACCCCAATCCCCAGGTGGCGGGGCAGGGCATCGCGCGGCTGCGGGCGGCGGGCCTCGAGGTCGTGGTGGGCGTCGAAGCGGCGGCCTGCCAGATCCTCAATGAAGCCTTTTTTCATCGCATCACCCACCGCCGGCCCTTCGGCATCTTGAAATACGCCATGACCCTCGATGGCAAGATCGCCGCGACGGGAGGACACAGCGCCTGGGTGACGTCCCCGGGGGCTCGGCGGGAGGTGCATCACCTGCGGGCCACCTGCGACGCGGTCATCGTCGGGGGCAACACGGTGCGGCGCGACAATCCCCACCTGACCAGCCATGACGTGAGCGATCGCCATCCCCTGCGCGTGGTGATGAGCCGCCGTCTGGATCTGCCCACGGAGGCGAACCTGTGGCGATCGCAGGTCGCCCCAACGGTGGTTTTTGGGGAAGTCGGGGCCAACGAGGTGGTGCACCAAGCCTTGGCGAAGCAAGGGGTCGAAGTGGTCCTCCTGGAGACCTGCACGCCGGAGGCGGTGATGGCGGATCTCTACCGTCGGGGGCTGCTGTCGGTGCTGTGGGAGTGCGGCGGCACTCTGGCTGCCCAGGCGATCGCCCAGGGCGCTGTCCAGAAAGTCTGGGCCTTCGTCGCTCCCAAGCTGATTGGGGGACCCGCCGCGCCGACCCCCGTGGGAGAACTGGGCCTGACCCAGATGACCGACGCGATCGCCCTAGATCCCGTGCGCGTGCGCTCTGTTGGGCCTGATTTATTGGTGGAAGGCTATCTTCCGGCAGCACCCCGTTGA